From one Lycium barbarum isolate Lr01 chromosome 6, ASM1917538v2, whole genome shotgun sequence genomic stretch:
- the LOC132644453 gene encoding uncharacterized protein LOC132644453 yields MMQNGIVLVRFDAAEGKNEVIHGGIYHFDNKPLIVKLWSTDMEFTRDELYSVPIWIKLPGLDFKYWSAKGLSKLGSLVGKPLMVDRNTERKIRLNFARLLVKVQINTPLPDVVLFKNERGKVVEQKVTYDWKPSICKVCHKYGHTKDICRRNKKNISEVNEGKGHEATQVVEQTKEEGGNRVSREDVRAGDPAAGKGGGWRRPYNQGGRGGGWRRPQNGGARQAQKTNAIGGGASSSVGIAGATGEVTVPVANTFQPLGREGKVSNKEQAEVGRGNQEAPPGDG; encoded by the coding sequence ATGATGCAGAATGGAATAGTACTGGTAAGGTTTGATGCAGCAGAGGGAAAAAATGAAGTCATTCATGGGGGTATCTACCACTTTGATAATAAGCCTCTAATTGTGAAGTTATGGAGTACAGATATGGAATTCACCAGAGATGAATTGTACTCTGTTCCAATCTGGATTAAACTGCCCGGATTAGACTTCAAATATTGGAGTGCAAAGGGCTTGAGCAAACTTGGGAGTCTGGTGGGGAAACCACTGATGGTTGATAGAAATACAGAACGAAAAATACGGCTGAATTTCGCTAGATTACTGGTGAAAGTGCAGATTAATACTCCATTGCCTGATGTGGTCTTGTTCAAAAACGAAAGAGGAAAGGTTGTTGAGCAAAAAGTTACATACGATTGGAAGCCATCGATATGTAAAGTGTGTCACAAGTATGGTCATACTAAGGATATATGTAGGAGGAATAAGAAAAATATATCAGAAGTTAATGAGGGAAAAGGTCATGAGGCAACACAAGTTGTAGAACAAACAAAAGAGGAAGGGGGGAACAGGGTATCGAGGGAAGATGTTAGAGCAGGGGATCCTGCAGCTGGGAAGGGAGGTGGCTGGAGAAGACCATATAACCAAGGTGGGAGGGGTGGGGGCTGGAGAAGGCCACAGAATGGAGGTGCAAGGCAAGCTCAGAAAACAAACGCAATTGGCGGAGGGGCCAGCAGTAGTGTTGGAATAGCAGGTGCTACAGGGGAAGTTACTGTCCCGGTCGCAAATACTTTTCAACCACTTGGGAGGGAGGGGAAAGTATCTAACAAGGAACAAGCTGAAGTTGGGAGGGGTAATCAAGAGGCTCCTCCGGGGGATGGTTAA
- the LOC132644455 gene encoding uncharacterized protein LOC132644455: protein MQLNLRSIPWVVLGDFNAVLHAEDRIGGTPVTYAEIVDFQLCLDTCGLVELPTNGGKYTWTDNQDERIFSRIDWVFINGEWMDDMPECRANILPAGVSDHCPIVVQMVKQINKPRRAFKFYNVWCQHPDFHKVVEDGWRTGIAGYKMFQVVQKLKRLKQSLKQLHRQYFSNIVQEAKTDRIAMLQCQERLLANPTDAHIQQEEKSLRLKYRQSAKLSELFLIQRSKATWIKLGDDNTKYFFALIKQIKLVQSVCQIQDEQSQVQHEQDKIAGVFVRYY, encoded by the coding sequence ATGCAGCTGAATCTGAGGTCTATCCCATGGGTGGTATTAGGGGATTTTAATGCGGTGTTGCATGCTGAGGACAGAATTGGTGGTACCCCAGTCACATATGCCGAAATTGTGGATTTTCAACTTTGCTTGGATACTTGTGGACTAGTGGAACTCCCAACTAATGGGGGTAAATACACATGGACGGATAATCAAGATGAAAGAATTTTTTCCCGAATCGACTGGGTGTTTATAAATGGGGAGTGGATGGATGATATGCCGGAATGTAGAGCAAATATCCTCCCAGCAGGTGTAAGCGACCATTGTCCCATTGTTGTCCAAATGGTGAAGCAAATTAACAAGCCTAGACGAGCATTCAAGTTCTATAATGTTTGGTGTCAACATCCGGATTTTCACAAGGTTGTTGAAGATGGTTGGCGCACAGGTATAGCAGGGTATAAAATGTTTCAAGTGGTTCAAAAATTGAAGAGGTTGAAACAGAGCCTCAAACAGCTGCATCGTCAATATTTTAGCAACATCGTTCAGGAGGCAAAAACTGATAGGATAGCCATGCTACAGTGCCAGGAGAGACTACTTGCAAATCCTACTGATGCTCACATACAGCAAGAGGAGAAAAGCCTTAGATTGAAGTATAGGCAGTCTGCTAAACTTTCAGAACTGTTCTTGATCCAAAGAAGTAAAGCTACCTGGATAAAGTTAGGAGACGACAACACAAAATATTTTTTCGCCTTAATCAAACAAATAAAATTAGTACAATCAGTGTGCCAAATTCAAGATGAGCAGAGCCAAGTCCAACATGAGCAAGACAAGATTGCGGGGGTATTTGTTCGATACTACTAG
- the LOC132644456 gene encoding uncharacterized protein LOC132644456, which produces MEALHHFSAVTGLSANSDKSSIYMAGVDDETKTKLLESTCFRAGSFPMKYLGLPLSPKKWTKLDCHQLSMKVTEKIRSVASRHLSYAGKLQVVNSILFSLHNFWGAVFILPQIVLKDVDEKCQDYLWGSSENAKKVSLVAWEKVCKPKKHGGLNIRSCRKWNMASVGKLVWLLVTDNEALWVKWVHGIYMKSDVDFWSHTPPSDCSWYWKNLNKIKLGMQQWFSQRRYMLTKDGNYSVTMSYLTLLANTDEMEDHTHLFVDCAWSKAVWRDIEQWLGVQVPQVEANMMLQFIHKKRWCRMKKEIIAAAHGARIYFI; this is translated from the exons ATGGAGGCATTGCACCACTTCTCGGCTGTTACAGGTTTGAGTGCAAATTCTGACAAATCGAGCATCTACATGGCTGGTGTGGATGATGAGACAAAAACGAAGCTGTTGGAAAGCACTTGTTTCAGGGCAGGGTCCTTCCCCATGAAGTATCTGGGCCTACCTCTGTCGCCAAAAAAATGGACCAAACTTGATTGCCATCAACTTAGTATGAAAGTTACAGAGAAAATCAGGTCTGTGGCATCACGACATCTTTCTTATGCAGGTAAACTACAAGTTGTTAATTCAATTCTCTTCTCTCTTCACAACTTTTGGGGGGCAGTTTTCATCCTGCCCCAAATTGTGTTAAAGGATGTCGACGAGAAGTGCCAAGATTATCTATGGGGCAGCAGTGAAAATGCTAAGAAAGTATCCTTGGTAGCATGGGAAAAGGTGTGTAAACCGAAGAAACATGGTGGGTTAAATATTAGAAGTTGTAGGAAGTGGAACATGGCATCGGTGGGTAAATTAGTCTGGCTACTTGTGACTGATAACGAGGCACTGTGGGTTAAATGGGTTCATGGCATTTATATGAAATCTGATGTGGATTTTTGGAGTCATACTCCACCTAGTGACTGTAGCTGGTATTGGAAGAACCTAAATAAAATTAAACTAGGGATGCAACAATGGTTTAGTCAGAGAAGGTACATGCTCACTAAGGATGGCAACTACTCTGTCACGATGAGCTACCTCACACTGCTGGCCAATACA GACGAAATGGAGGACCACACACATCTATTCGTTGATTGCGCATGGTCTAAGGCAGTATGGCGAGACATTGAACAGTGGCTGGGGGTGCAGGTTCCTCAAGTCGAGGCCAATATGATGCTGCAATTTATCCACAAAAAACGTTGGTGCAGAATGAAGAAGGAAATTATAGCTGCTGCCCATGGTGCAAGAATATACTTCATTTAG